CAGCAAGTCGCCCGTGCTTCGCAGACCACAGGCGACGCGAACGCCGGCATAGAAGTTCTTAAGAAGTTGTGGGGCGTCACCGGAAGGGCTGGCCTCAGCGGTAAAATCGCATCGATCGCGACCGAAAATACGAACAGGACGCTGTCGGCCGATAACGCCTACGGGGAATTACAAGACTACATTACAAAGGAAACTAACTCGACGCAGGCCCGGGCAGCACGCGACGAATTCATGCGTGAATCTAGCACGAGCGGAGATAGCGAGGTTCGGTCGCTGTCGCAGAAGCTGGGCGTCAGCGTCGGGGAATCGCGGTCGGCGTCGTTGGAAGCAACTCGAGCCGAAGAGACGTTCCAGCGGGTCAGCAACGATGTCAGGGAGGCCTCGGCGCGGGGCTGGTCGCTCAATCGGAACGAGAGCCAGGAGTTTGTCGTGTATGCCCAGGAGCGGCTTCTCGGCGACGACACGCTGTCGCAGTTCGGGTGGACGCCAGGCATGGTCATGCCGCGCACGCCGCAACAGGAACAGGTGCGCGATATCCTGCTTGGCGAATTCATGGAGCGCCGCGTCGCATCGGTCCGCGACGAACTGGGTGTAAGCGTGCCTGAGCGTCTGTCGGGGCAGTTGCATGGCCCCGCATCGGCGACCCCGGGTGCGGTAAACCAATGGGGCAACCAGCGCGCAGCCGGTGTCAGGGCACAAGGACCGGACGTGTCGATCCGCGAAAGTTCGCGCGATCTCGACTTGGCCGGCAATGTCGCAGACGCGATCCCGAATGCGTCAGCGCGCATCACCCGTGGTGCATTCGAGGTCGGCAACGGTGTCGACGAGGCGAGAGGGACGGCGGGTCAGCTAGGTGACCATGTCCAAGAGCGCAATGATGCGTGGATCACGACGACACTTCCCGGTGTTGAGGGCGCGCGCAACTGGGTCCGTGACAATCTCGGGATCGGAGCTGGCACCAGCCATGTTTACGAAGTCCCGCGCGGTGAACGTGCGATGCTGCCGATTTCGGGGCGGCTGAGTTCGGGAATGGGTGGTCGGATCGACCCGGTCACTGGCGAGCCCGGACGGCATCACCGAGG
The window above is part of the Sphingomonas sp. JUb134 genome. Proteins encoded here:
- a CDS encoding peptidoglycan DD-metalloendopeptidase family protein gives rise to the protein NLTSGMTQANKFDDQPKFNSGYSVGTFTNADGGVTYGFADGTNAFDTRQGISNLAFTPTRTAGFDSSMSRALSDGQTHTQSLRSAASQSWNATATTATDLLTAAEHRRGSSTETGSGFNNSITRMTEASRSLSTGLSNRFGLSESDAQQVARASQTTGDANAGIEVLKKLWGVTGRAGLSGKIASIATENTNRTLSADNAYGELQDYITKETNSTQARAARDEFMRESSTSGDSEVRSLSQKLGVSVGESRSASLEATRAEETFQRVSNDVREASARGWSLNRNESQEFVVYAQERLLGDDTLSQFGWTPGMVMPRTPQQEQVRDILLGEFMERRVASVRDELGVSVPERLSGQLHGPASATPGAVNQWGNQRAAGVRAQGPDVSIRESSRDLDLAGNVADAIPNASARITRGAFEVGNGVDEARGTAGQLGDHVQERNDAWITTTLPGVEGARNWVRDNLGIGAGTSHVYEVPRGERAMLPISGRLSSGMGGRIDPVTGEPGRHHRGVDIAAPAGTEIRAPASGQVIRNDFQANGAGNYVVLQHGDGSQSKYFHMQDRSGFQVGSTVEAGAVIGRVGSTGKSTGSHLHYELWKDGAPVDPRRFQLRNGRE